In Elaeis guineensis isolate ETL-2024a chromosome 1, EG11, whole genome shotgun sequence, a genomic segment contains:
- the LOC105038762 gene encoding quinolinate synthase, chloroplastic gives MVLIFYMGANIMELFSQMADMSDEEIAEIHREHNRNSIKSLLPCQHYYQDGNCIVHDMFAHEVVERTKELYCDAFLTAHLEVPGEMFSLAMKAKSRGMGVVGSTQNILDFIKNQVQEAIDRNRDDHLQFVLGTESGMVTSIVAAVHELLGTNESSSGRARIKIEIVFPLSSDSVSKMLVNGSHGLNSVIENDLAKLAVVPGVAAGEGCSIHGGCASCPYMKMNSLRSLLRICHQLPDRDNTLWAYEASRFSATTPLGKSVAEVGCEPILHMRHLQTTKRLPEKLVDQVLRQSSHGPAVS, from the exons ATGGTCCTGATTTTCTATATGGGTGCAAATATCATGGAGTTGTTTAGCCAAATGGCTGACATGTCCGATGAAGAGATTGCAGAGATACATCGAGAACATAATAGGAACTCTATAAAGTCATTATTACCCTGCCAGCATTATTATCAG GATGGTAACTGTATTGTGCATGACATGTTTGCGCATGAAGTTGTGGAGAGGACAAAAGAACTCTACTGTGATGCATTCCTAACGGCTCACTTAGAAGTTCCTGGGGAAATGTTCTCTTTGGCAATGAAAGCAAAGAGTAGAGGAATGGGAGTTGTGGGATCTACCCAGAATATATTGGATTTCATTAAAAATCAGGTGCAGGAAGCTATCGACAGGAACCGTGATGATCACCTTCAGTTTGTGTTAGGAACAGAGTCAGGAATGGTCACTTCCATTGTTGCTGCTGTTCATGAATTACTTGGTACGAATGAGTCCTCTTCTGGAAGAGCAAGAATTAAAATCGAGATAGTGTTCCCACTCTCATCAGATTCAGTGTCAAAGATGTTAGTAAATGGATCTCACGGGTTGAATTCTGTTATAGAAAATGATCTTGCTAAACTTGCTGTTGTTCCTGGTGTGGCAGCTGGTGAAGGGTGCTCCATTCACGGAGGTTGTGCTTCTTGTCCATATATGAAG ATGAACTCCCTTAGGTCACTATTGAGAATTTGCCACCAACTTCCAGACAGAGATAATACTCTATGGGCGTATGAAGCAAGCAGATTCAGTGCAACAACACCCCTTGGGAAATCAGTTGCAGAGGTTGGGTGTGAGCCAATTCTGCACATGAGGCATCTCCAG ACAACAAAAAGGCTGCCAGAAAAGCTTGTCGATCAGGTTCTCCGTCAATCTAGTCATGGACCCGCAGTATCATGA